Proteins from a genomic interval of Salvelinus alpinus chromosome 7, SLU_Salpinus.1, whole genome shotgun sequence:
- the LOC139581830 gene encoding transcriptional regulator ATRX-like isoform X7, with translation MTKEYSKMSKASAESTDQMMEEEVDQLPITDQMMEEEEVDQHPITDQMMEEEEPGSSAESERPSSSHTKRKPAVAAKHTGGNKSDASDESGQEDGASDNPSDDTTLQERIDCTACGQQVNHFQRHSVFEHPMLHVLLCKSCYNYYTSDDINKDEDGMDEQCRWCAEGGNLICCDYCHNAFCKKCVLRNLGRKELSMITDDDSKWSCYICSPQPLSDIASNCSNIMTKLESFWRTGRKKEREVKGHSKAKGHHHHGKAVVNGKEHSDGSGTLTFSYKTLKVLKELVKRTKKLIETTTGLNNTFIQQAEEEQGAGGGGSGTRHLKAFRSVLADLKKAHAALEEDLESQFISQDQGLQNGDAVSNTDGHDQIDNMVEDGQEAGEDKMADTEDGEELEEDGGLSEDAEMEGSPAPQDHSDTETDSQAKDQTAVEVEEEEEDGEKEEGDRDKDIVSVGPSVPDELFQMVESLADSAGLTPGNDAMEPTAASQSESPAAGSNRKSLETHKEKAMPKVKNLIVKLTPVPVVTTRTSRSKSKDKDGEKERSKDGGKERSKDGGKEERSKDGGKEERSKDGGKERSKDGEKERSKDGGKEESEVEEGGGSEEDSRCSSRTKTTPLRKSSDGKNKMAESSQENSDSEGKSPSRLKSRTKGSSEKEREEEEQSNASSKVTADPSKQEVDSDEVLDILLQTAAAEHSSDEDAQQDADGNEGNRSFKRCQFKLSKKDGEEEENDKVKTEKKLAAKRKLKVDDSDNSESDSDEDAKKKKKSSTASAKKTSKKKNSDGSSNSDSDLEKEMKGLSKLGPGKRRSSRVKKEREEKENKGRDRRRSYELKRKARGRGAKQQDSSSDDVEEEGGGSGEESGDQQKIKPIVEETVVAGRGTFHQSSGDEGNHEGNHDASQMADEEDDDPENRIAKKILAQIKANYSSGAEECFDGDGEEKEQKKGKEGEEQEEDDDDDEWGSGSDVDVKTIVGRRHKLTLYEVESGEEEKPATKETKRTRRKVGSDDSADSDFKESASSSESGVSEEISEEISEMEEESESEKEGSSHRRITRSSEKKKKKEERSYTQKKKRRRIRVQDSSSDDKSGSGEDGSGKEDGDTPKGQRKKIRKILKDDKLRTETRDALKEEEERRRRISEREQLREKLREVLVVEEASAVACPITTKLVLDVDEETKEPMVQVHRNLVTKLKPHQVDGVQFMWDCCCESVKKTSKNSGSGCILAHCMGLGKTLQVVTLLHTLLLCEKLDFSTALIVCPLNTVLNWLNEFEKWPYGFKDKESLEVTELATVKRPQERAAALQQWQEDGGIMIIGYEMYRNLTQGRNIKSKKLKETFQKTLVDPGPDFVICDEGHILKNEASAISKAMNSIKTRRRVVLTGTPLQNNLIECMSVTSCYIQTASLQGIGKVF, from the exons TCGTGCTATAACTATTACACCAGCGATGACATCAATAAAGACGAGGACGGCATGGACGAACAGTGCAG GTGGTGTGCTGAAGGGGGCAACCTGATCTGCTGTGACTACTGCCACAACGCCTTCTGTAAGAAGTGCGTCCTGCGTAACCTGGGGCGCAAGGAGCTGTCCATGATCACCGACGACGACAGTAAATGGTCCTGCTATATCTGCAGCCCTCAGCCCCTCTCAGACATCGCCTCCAACTGCTCCAACATCATGACCAAGCTGGAGAGCTTTTGGCGCACGGGAcgcaagaaagagagggaggtgaaaGGGCACAGTAAGGCTAAAGGTCACCACCACCATGGTAAAGCTGTGGTGAACGGTAAGGAGCATTCAGACGGGTCAGGGACCCTCACCTTCTCCTATAAGACCCTGAAAGTCCTCAAGGAGCTGGTGAAGAGGACCAAGAAGCTGATTGAGACGACCACAGGGCTCAACAACACCTTCATCCAGCAGgctgaggaggagcagggagcaGGAGGAGGTGGCAGCGGGACCAGACACCTCAAGGCCTTCAG GTCTGTTTTGGCTGACCTGAAGAAGGCCCATGCTGCCCTAGAGGAGGACTTGGAGTCACAGTTCATTTCCCAGGACCAGGGGCTGCAGAACGGGGATGCTGTCTCCAACACCGACGGCCACGACCAGATTGACAACATGGTTGAGGATGGACAGGAGGCAGGAGAGGATAAAATGGCCGACACTGAGGATGGGGAGGAGCTAGAGGAGGATGGGGGCTTGTCAGAGGACGCAGAGATGGAGGGGAGCCCTGCGCCTCAGGACCACtcggacacagagacagacagccaggccAAAGACCAGACAGCAgtggaagtggaggaggaggaggaggatggagaaaaagaggaggGTGACCGGGATAAAGACATTGTGTCCGTCGGGCCGTCCGTCCCTGACGAGCTCTTCCAAATGGTAGAGAGTCTGGCGGACTCCGCAGGGTTAACGCCCGGCAACGACGCCATGGAACCCACAGCTGCTAGCCAATCCGAGAGTCCCGCCGCCGGCTCAAACAGGAAGTCACTTGAAACCCATAAGGAGAAGGCCATGCCCAAGGTGAAGAACCTGATCGTGAAGCTGACACCCGTTCCCGTGGTTACCACACGCACCTCCAGGTCTAAGAGCAAGGAtaaggatggagagaaggagaggagtaaggatggagggaaggagaggagtaaggatggagggaaggaggagaggagtaaggatggagggaaggaggagaggagtaaggatggagggaaggagaggagtaaggatggagagaaggagaggagtaaggatggagggaaggaggagagtgaGGTGGAGGAAGGTGGGGGCTCTGAGGAGGACAGCCGTTGCTCCAGCCGCACAAAGACCACACCCCTCAGGAAGTCATCGGACGGGAAGAACAAGATGGCCGAATCCTCTCAGGAGAACAGCGACTCAGAGGGCAAGAGTCCCAGCAGGCTGAAGAGTAGAACCAAAGGCAGCTCGGAGAAGGAacgtgaggaggaggagcagagcaaTGCCTCCTCCAAGGTGACCGCTGACCCTTCTAAACAAGAAGTGGACTCTGACGAGGTTCTGGACATCCTGCTCCAGACTGCAGCGGCGGAACACAGCTCGGACGAGGATGCGCAGCAGGACGCCGATGGTAACGAGGGTAACAGGAGCTTCAAAAGATGCCAGTTCAAACTCAGCAAGAAagacggagaggaggaggagaatgacaAGGTGAAGACTGAGAAGAAGCTGGCGGCCAAACGCAAACTGAAAGTCGACGATTCAGACAACTCGGAGTCCGACTCAGACGAAGAcgcaaagaagaagaagaagtcctCCACGGCTTCTGCCAAAAAGACATCCAAGAAGAAGAACTCGGACGGCTCCTCGAACTCCGACTCTGACCTGGAGAAGGAGATGAAGGGACTCAGCAAACTGGGGCCGGGGAAACGGAGGAGCAGCCGtgtgaagaaagaaagagaggagaaggagaacaaGGGCAGGGATCGGAGGCGGTCGTACGAACTGAAACGCAAAGCCAGAGGTAGAGGAGCCAAGCAACAAGATTCATCGTCTGATgacgtggaggaggagggaggagggtctggagaggagagtggagaccAGCAGAAGATTAAACCCATCGTGGAGGAGACGGTGGTAGCAGGGAGGGGAACCTTCCACCAGTCCTCAG GAGATGAAGGTAACCATGAAGGTAACCATGACGCTTCTCAGATGGCTGATGAGGAGGACGATGATCCAGAGAACAG AATTGCCAAGAAGATTCTGGCCCAGATCAAGGCTAACTACTCTTCAGGAGCGGAGGAGTGCTTTGACGGAGACGGAGAAGAGAAGGAACAGAAGaaggggaaggaaggagaggagcaggaggagg ACGACGATGATGATGAATGGGGCTCTGGCTCTGACGTGGACGTGAAGACGATTGTGGGGCGTCGCCACAAACTGACGCTGTACGAGGTGGAGtcgggagaggaggagaagccaGCCACCAAGGAGACCAAGAGGACCAGACGGAAAG tgGGTAGTGATGACTCAGCAGACTCAGACTTTAAGGAGTCAGCTAGCAGCAGTGAGTCAGGAGTTAGTGAGGAGATCAGTGAGGAGATcagtgagatggaggaggagtcGGAGTCTGAGAAGGAAGGCAGTAGCCACAGGAGGATCACGCGCTCCTccgagaagaagaagaagaaggaggagaggagctaCACCCAGAAGAAGAAACGGCGCCGCATCAGGGTCCAGGATTCTTCATCTGACGACAAG AGCGGGTCAGGAGAGGACGGCTCGGGGAAGGAGGATGGAGACACTCCTAAAGGACAGAGGAAGAAGATCAGAAAAATCCTCAAGGACGACAAGCTGAGGACTGAAACGAGGGATGccctgaaggaggaggaggagaggaggagacgcaTCTCGGAGAGGGAGCAGCTCAGGGAGAAACTCAGAGAG GTACTCGTGGTGGAGGAGGCGTCCGCCGTGGCTTGTCCAATCACAACCAAGCTGGTGCTGGATGTAGACGAGGAGACCAAGGAGCCCATGGTGCAGGTCCACCGCAATCTGGTCACTAAACTCAAACCACACCAGGTCGACG GGGTCCAGTTCATGTGGGACTGCTGTTGTGAGTCGGTGAAGAAAACCAGCAAGAACTCTGGTTCTGGATGTATCCTGGCTCACTGTATGGGCCTGGGAAAAACACTGCAG GTGGTAACCCTACTCCACACACTACTGCTGTGTGAAAAGTTAGACTTCTCCACGGCTCTGATCGTCTGTCCTCTCAACACGGTTCTCAACTGGCTCAATGAGTTTGAGAAGTGGCCGTACGGCTTCAAGGACAAGGAGAGTTTAGAG GTGACGGAGCTGGCCACGGTGAAGCGACCTCAGGAGAGAGCGGCTGCTCTGCAGCAGTggcaggaggatggagggatcaTGATCATTGGCTATGAGATGTACCGTAACCTCACACAGGGTAGAAACATCAAGAGCAAGAAACTCAAAGAGACCTTCCAGAAGACCCTGGTTGACCCAG GCCCAGACTTTGTGATCTGTGATGAGGGCCACATCTTGAAGAACGAGGCGTCGGCCATCTCTAAAGCCATGAACTCCATCAAGACCCGCCGGAGAGTGGTGCTCACCGGTACACCGCTGCAGAACAACCTCATAGAGTGTATGTCCGTTACTTCCTGTTATATCCAGACCGCTAGCCTACAgggcattgggaaagtattctga